A region of Candidatus Methylacidiphilales bacterium DNA encodes the following proteins:
- a CDS encoding glycosyl hydrolase encodes MSGHWKMMGLVGFLAMPVLLCAGGIEEDFDRPPVSVRPYVWWHWMGPNFSKEGITKDLEAMKDSGIGGATIFNITSGVQESSSPLGKTPWPQNTYRGPAYWDAMRHAAREAGRLGLELGLHNTVGYSTTGGPWIDQTRGMQRLVWSETLVQGEGVQTFTLPRPEIPPYRGWGGGTKAPITYFRDIVVLAVPAEGNLTRDKVRLISERMAEDGTLTWRVPPGLGAWKIYRFGHAPTGATPHPVPDDVLGLAMEADKMSAEQTRFHWTQVLQPLRACLGPEFGRSFRHVLIDSYEAGDQNWTPRFREEFRRMKGYDPVPWLVTLGQILTGDKQNRQRRILGTEEETARFEYDYRDVVEELYRTRGWEPARDMVHREGLELHFEPYSGPFDTVAGAALADVPMGEFWNHSSGGISAGIVPAARAAGRRIIAAEAFTGLPVNSRWDETPARLRRSADGAFSAGVNRLVLHHWVHQPLDDRFVPGFGMGWWGVHFGRHQTWLDQGREFFLYLARTQVLLQRGHTPVDVLGIGRPEGGGDVVPPHVLDELRVDNGHILTPGGRSYRVLTWNHGGALLPQQVARLLELVRDGAVLVSPRPTRSPSLRDYPSSDAEVNTLADELWGRAPGAPGPVRVGSGRVYPSTNTQDALRDLGLDRPMVSQDKGSANVRVLHRRVEEESTDLFFVSSDADQPVRASLSFRITGRLPEIWDAEEGSRKPARDWRVDGDRTQVALELAAGHSCFVVFRRPTAGLSATPVPAITTRPLPVKGPWEVSFTPGWGAPGQAVFPQLASWSDHSDPGIRYFSGTAVYRTKFDWSAGETQKGPVWLDLGDVRDLAGVRLNGRDLRTLWCPPYRVEVSQAIQTGGNTLEVSVSNTWHNRLIGDEQEPADVVLGKERTWGKDKVFVGRPLVGFPDWVLQGLPRPSTGRKCFVTWNYFTKDSPLIPAGLLGPVVLEIQVPVPTSNR; translated from the coding sequence ATGAGCGGGCATTGGAAAATGATGGGCTTGGTGGGGTTTCTGGCCATGCCGGTTCTGCTTTGCGCGGGCGGCATCGAAGAGGACTTTGACCGGCCCCCCGTCTCGGTCAGGCCCTATGTGTGGTGGCATTGGATGGGTCCCAACTTTTCCAAGGAAGGAATCACCAAGGACCTCGAAGCCATGAAGGATTCAGGCATCGGTGGCGCCACCATCTTCAATATCACCTCCGGCGTGCAGGAAAGCAGCAGCCCCTTGGGAAAGACGCCCTGGCCGCAAAACACGTACCGCGGTCCCGCTTATTGGGACGCCATGCGCCATGCCGCCCGTGAGGCGGGCCGACTCGGGCTTGAACTCGGCCTCCACAACACAGTCGGCTACTCCACCACCGGGGGGCCCTGGATCGATCAGACGCGTGGCATGCAGCGACTCGTTTGGAGTGAAACTCTTGTCCAAGGCGAGGGGGTACAAACTTTCACCCTGCCGCGTCCGGAAATCCCCCCTTACCGCGGATGGGGTGGGGGGACCAAGGCCCCAATCACCTATTTTCGCGACATCGTGGTCCTCGCGGTGCCTGCGGAAGGTAACCTTACCCGGGACAAAGTGCGGTTGATCTCTGAACGGATGGCAGAGGATGGCACGTTGACTTGGAGAGTGCCTCCGGGGTTGGGGGCATGGAAAATCTATCGTTTCGGCCATGCCCCCACCGGGGCGACGCCCCATCCTGTGCCCGATGATGTCCTGGGCCTGGCCATGGAGGCGGACAAGATGAGCGCGGAGCAGACCCGCTTCCACTGGACCCAGGTTCTCCAGCCCCTGCGCGCATGTCTGGGGCCCGAGTTCGGGCGGTCCTTCCGCCATGTGCTCATCGACAGCTACGAAGCGGGGGACCAGAACTGGACCCCGCGCTTCCGTGAGGAGTTCCGCCGCATGAAGGGTTATGATCCGGTGCCCTGGCTGGTGACCCTTGGGCAGATCCTCACCGGGGACAAACAGAACAGGCAACGCCGGATTCTTGGCACGGAGGAAGAAACGGCCCGCTTCGAATACGACTACCGCGATGTGGTGGAGGAACTCTACCGCACCCGGGGATGGGAGCCCGCCAGGGATATGGTCCATCGCGAGGGGTTGGAACTGCACTTCGAACCCTACAGCGGGCCGTTCGACACCGTGGCCGGTGCAGCCCTCGCCGACGTGCCGATGGGGGAATTTTGGAACCATAGTTCGGGGGGTATTTCGGCGGGTATTGTGCCGGCTGCGAGGGCCGCTGGTCGGCGCATCATCGCGGCCGAGGCCTTCACCGGTCTGCCGGTGAACAGCCGCTGGGATGAAACCCCGGCACGGTTGCGGCGTTCCGCCGACGGGGCCTTCAGCGCGGGGGTGAACCGCCTCGTGCTCCACCACTGGGTGCACCAACCGCTCGATGACCGCTTCGTGCCCGGTTTCGGGATGGGTTGGTGGGGGGTGCACTTCGGACGCCACCAGACCTGGCTCGACCAGGGGCGGGAGTTTTTCCTCTACCTGGCTCGCACTCAGGTTCTTCTGCAGCGTGGCCACACCCCGGTGGACGTGCTTGGCATCGGTCGGCCGGAGGGGGGAGGGGATGTGGTGCCCCCGCATGTGTTGGACGAGCTGCGGGTGGATAACGGGCACATCCTCACACCCGGCGGACGTTCCTACCGCGTTCTGACCTGGAACCACGGGGGGGCGCTCCTGCCCCAACAGGTGGCCCGGTTGCTCGAACTGGTCCGTGACGGGGCGGTGTTGGTCTCGCCCCGTCCCACCCGATCTCCCAGTCTGCGGGATTACCCTTCCAGCGATGCCGAGGTCAACACACTCGCCGACGAACTCTGGGGTCGGGCCCCCGGTGCTCCCGGTCCGGTGCGTGTCGGTTCGGGCCGGGTCTATCCTTCGACAAACACCCAGGATGCCCTGCGTGATCTGGGGTTGGACCGTCCGATGGTGAGCCAGGACAAAGGTTCGGCCAACGTCCGGGTCCTTCACCGCCGCGTGGAGGAGGAAAGCACGGATCTGTTCTTCGTTTCCTCGGACGCTGACCAACCGGTGCGCGCCTCACTCTCGTTCCGGATCACTGGACGCCTGCCGGAAATCTGGGACGCGGAGGAGGGCTCGCGCAAGCCGGCCCGCGATTGGCGTGTGGATGGTGATCGCACGCAGGTCGCACTCGAATTGGCCGCCGGCCATTCCTGTTTTGTCGTCTTTCGCCGGCCAACCGCCGGGCTTTCTGCCACCCCGGTCCCGGCCATCACCACCCGGCCGCTGCCCGTCAAGGGCCCATGGGAAGTGTCCTTCACCCCCGGATGGGGCGCTCCCGGACAGGCCGTTTTTCCGCAATTGGCTTCCTGGTCGGATCATAGCGACCCCGGCATCCGCTATTTCTCCGGGACCGCCGTTTACCGAACAAAGTTCGATTGGTCCGCCGGGGAAACCCAGAAGGGTCCGGTCTGGCTCGATCTCGGCGACGTCCGCGACCTGGCGGGCGTCCGTCTCAACGGCCGCGATTTGCGCACGCTCTGGTGTCCCCCATACCGGGTCGAGGTCTCGCAGGCCATCCAGACCGGCGGGAACACGCTGGAGGTTTCCGTCTCAAACACCTGGCACAACCGCCTGATCGGCGATGAGCAGGAACCCGCCGACGTGGTTTTGGGGAAAGAACGCACCTGGGGCAAGGACAAGGTGTTTGTCGGGCGTCCGCTCGTTGGTTTTCCCGATTGGGTTCTCCAAGGCCTCCCCCGGCCCTCCACCGGGCGCAAGTGCTTCGTCACTTGGAACTATTTCACCAAAGATTCGCCTCTGATTCCCGCCGGACTTCTGGGCCCGGTGGTTCTGGAGATCCAGGTTCCCGTTCCCACTTCGAACCGGTGA
- a CDS encoding alpha-L-fucosidase, whose amino-acid sequence MKKSKSLPFLLLSCFLALCGPAGAAVETEEQRMRWFDEARFGLFIHWGVYAVPAGEWQGKPVGGIGEWIMKNGQIPVTDYRAFAKDFTAAKYEPAAWAKLARTAGMKYMVITSKHHDGFALYDSDVTDWDVMASGAKRDLLAPLAAAARKEGLKFGLYYSQAQDWNHPGGGKAGNKSWDPAQEGDYDQYLQKIALPQVKEIVARYQPAILWWDTPVNMTAERVKPFAEFMALHPEIINNNRLGTGFKGDTKTPEQHIPPRGYPGERFEVCMTMNDTWGYKKNDHNWKSVRQILRNLSDIASKGGNFLLNVGPTPEGQIPPESVERLEAVGKWMAVNGEAIHGTQPGPFPRRLPWGRVTRRDNADGSATLYAQIWDWPEDRRILLPTVTSTPRTAKFLAGGAAASCKKTPEGLMVELPEKATDADVSVIRLDFTAPVSVTQEPFITPGPDGRVVFRALDADANGHYDGNIQVRGSGADTYLTDWKNPKWSLEYQLKTAKAATWNVLAEVAAPEATALEVEAAKKISPVKIEATGPGLSWKKIALGTIDLPVGETSFVLRGAKEGWKTLSVRHLWLEPVNP is encoded by the coding sequence ATGAAGAAATCAAAATCACTCCCTTTCCTGCTGCTTTCCTGTTTCCTTGCCTTGTGCGGCCCTGCTGGTGCCGCGGTTGAGACGGAAGAACAGCGCATGCGCTGGTTCGACGAGGCCCGTTTCGGCCTGTTCATCCACTGGGGCGTTTATGCGGTTCCGGCAGGTGAGTGGCAGGGTAAACCGGTGGGCGGGATCGGGGAGTGGATCATGAAAAACGGCCAGATCCCGGTGACCGATTACCGCGCTTTCGCCAAGGATTTCACCGCCGCGAAATACGAGCCCGCCGCATGGGCCAAACTCGCCCGCACCGCCGGGATGAAGTACATGGTTATCACCTCAAAACACCATGATGGATTCGCCCTGTACGATTCCGACGTGACCGATTGGGATGTCATGGCCTCGGGGGCGAAGCGCGACCTCCTCGCCCCGCTGGCCGCGGCCGCGCGCAAGGAGGGTCTCAAGTTCGGGCTCTACTACTCGCAGGCCCAGGATTGGAACCATCCCGGTGGCGGCAAGGCCGGAAACAAAAGCTGGGACCCGGCCCAGGAGGGTGATTACGACCAATACCTCCAGAAAATCGCCCTGCCGCAGGTGAAGGAAATCGTCGCGCGTTACCAACCCGCCATCCTTTGGTGGGACACCCCGGTCAACATGACTGCGGAGAGGGTCAAGCCCTTCGCGGAATTCATGGCCCTGCACCCGGAGATCATCAACAACAACCGGCTCGGCACCGGGTTCAAGGGCGATACCAAAACCCCCGAACAGCACATCCCGCCGCGCGGCTATCCCGGCGAGCGGTTCGAGGTCTGCATGACGATGAACGACACCTGGGGATACAAGAAAAACGACCACAATTGGAAAAGCGTCCGCCAGATCCTCCGTAATCTGTCCGACATCGCCAGCAAGGGGGGCAATTTCCTCCTCAATGTCGGCCCCACCCCCGAAGGACAGATTCCGCCCGAAAGCGTCGAGCGCCTGGAAGCGGTCGGGAAATGGATGGCGGTGAACGGCGAGGCCATCCATGGCACCCAGCCCGGTCCATTTCCCCGGCGTCTGCCCTGGGGTCGGGTGACCCGGCGTGACAATGCCGACGGGAGCGCCACGCTTTACGCCCAAATCTGGGACTGGCCGGAAGACCGCCGCATCCTCTTGCCCACGGTCACCAGCACCCCCCGCACGGCCAAATTTTTGGCCGGTGGTGCCGCTGCCTCCTGCAAAAAAACGCCCGAAGGGCTGATGGTGGAATTGCCCGAAAAAGCCACCGATGCCGATGTTTCCGTGATCCGGCTGGATTTCACCGCACCGGTCAGTGTGACCCAGGAGCCCTTCATCACCCCCGGGCCCGACGGACGCGTGGTCTTCAGGGCGCTCGATGCCGATGCCAATGGCCACTACGACGGTAACATCCAGGTCCGCGGCAGCGGGGCCGACACCTACCTGACCGATTGGAAAAACCCGAAGTGGAGTTTGGAGTACCAATTGAAGACGGCCAAGGCCGCAACCTGGAACGTGCTGGCCGAGGTGGCCGCGCCGGAAGCCACCGCTCTGGAGGTCGAGGCGGCAAAAAAAATCAGCCCGGTGAAGATCGAGGCCACCGGGCCCGGCTTGAGCTGGAAGAAAATCGCCCTCGGCACGATTGATTTGCCCGTCGGCGAGACTTCCTTTGTCCTGAGAGGGGCCAAGGAGGGATGGAAGACCCTGAGTGTCCGCCATCTCTGGCTGGAACCGGTGAATCCCTGA